DNA sequence from the Methylomonas albis genome:
CGGCGAACAGCATTCCTACCCTGCCCCCAAAAAAGACTTGTTAGCGCAGGCCATCGGCAAGAAAACCAAAACCGTCATCGATGCCACCACGGGCTGGGCCCAAGATAGCTTGGCCTTGTTTCGTATGGGGTATGAGGTGAGCTGCATTGAGCGCTCGCCGGTGATGGCCGAGCTGATTGCCGATGGTTTTCAGCGTCTGGCACAGAAGGATTGGGTGCTAAACCGGCAGTTGCAAACCCCAAAGTTAAGGGTTGGAAATGCTATCGAATTATTAGCAGGTTTATCGGACAAGCCGGATTGTATTTACCTGGACCCGATGTTTCCAGCCAAGCGCAAGCAAACCGCGGCAACGCGTAAATCCATGGCCATACTGCGCGATATTTTGGGTGATGACCTGGATAGGGCCGATTTGTTCGCGGCGGCCTGGCAGGCGACCGGCAAGCGGGTGGTGGTTAAAAGTCCCGACTACGCTGAGCCGCTGGGAGGCAAGCCTAGTGAAAGTTACCAGGGCAAATTGCTCCGATACGACGTATATCTAAAATAAATGGGCAGACGCAGCCCAAGCGAAACGAGGCAAGCATGAGTGATTGGATTGATGTGGTAGCCGAAGCGGCGCTGGCAAACGGTGAGCATGTCGTGGTCGATGTCGATGGCATCGATGTGGCGATTTTTAAAATCGACGATCAATGTTACGCGATCGAAGATGTCTGCACCCACGATGGTGCTGAAATCGCCAGTGGCGAGTTGGACGGCGATGAAATCATCTGTCCACGCCACGGCGCCCGGTTTTGCGTGAAAACCGGCGCGGTAAAATGCGCGCCGGCCTATGAAGATGTGACCACCTTTGCGGTGCGGATAGTGGACGGCAGGATACAAGTCGAGAATCCGGACTAAAACGGCGCTAGGCAAAAGATAAACGGCGAAAAAAACCAGTCGGCGTTAGAATTCCCGCTCTTTCCCGATTCAACGGTAACCACTCCCGCATCATCATGGAACACTTCATCTGGAATATAGACCCCATTCTCGTCGACTTCGGTCTCCTGAAAATTCGCTGGTACGGCTTGATGTTCGCATCCGGCTTTGTCGGCAGCTTTTTAACCATGCAATGGATTTATCAGCGCGAAGGTAAGAACATCGAAGAGCTGGATACGCTGCTTTGGTATATGGTGATTGCTACCATCCTCGGCGCGCGTCTGGGTCATACCATGCTTTACGATCCTGCTTATTATTTGTCGCACCCCTTGAAAATCCTGGCGATATGGGAGGGTGGTCTAGCCAGTCATGGCGCGACCCTGGGGATTATCCTGGCTTTATATTTGTACCGGCGTAAATACGGTGACAGCTATTTCTGGTTGTTGGATCGCGTCAGTATTCCGACCGCGTTGGCCGGCGCGCTGATCCGCATCGGCAACTTTTTTAACTCCGAGATTTTAGGAACGCCTACTGAATTGTCTTGGGGTGTGGTGTTTGCCCGTGTCGACCCGCTGCCGCGCCATCCGGTGCAACTTTACGAAGCGGCATGCTACTTGGTGATTTACCTGGTCTCGCTGGCGATCTATAAAAAGCAAGCTGATAAGCCAGGCTTGGTGTTTGGCTGTTTCATCAGCATGCTGTTTAGCGTGCGGTTTGTCCTGGAATACTTTAAAACCGAGCAAGCCATGTACGATACCGGCGTCATGTTTACTACCGGTCAATTGCTCAGCATACCGTTCGTGCTGGCCGGTATTGGCTGTATCGTTTGGGCCTTGAAAAACCATCAGCCCAAGCCGGCGGCTTAATCGTTTATAATCACCAGCTTTTTAATCGCCGGGGCTACTCGGCGTCTAGTGCCCCGTTTTGGGGGTATTCGCTTGGGTTTTGAGAGTTCATGCAAGAAATTAATCCGATTAAATACAAGATAGCCGATCTGCGCGCACGTAGCGTCGGATTGAAAACCTATCTGGATTTCGACAACAAAAGCGAGCGCTTGGTGGAAGTGCTGCGCGAGCTGGAAGATCCGGCAATCTGGAATAAGCCGGAACAAGCGCAAGCCATGGGTAAGGAACGGGCGATGCTGGAAGGCATCGTCAACACTATCCTGGAACTGGAGCAAGGCCTATCTGACGCCGAAGAATTGCTGTTGATGGCGGTGGAAGAAGATGACGAAGAAACCGTCGATACCGTCGCCGCCGATCTGGAACAATACGAAAAACAAGTGGCCGGCTTGGAGTTTCAACGCATGTTCGCCGGGGAAATGGATGCTAATAATGCATTTTTGGATGTGCAGTCCGGTTCCGGCGGCACTGAAGCCCAGGATTGGGCATCGATGATCGAACGCATGTATTTGCGTTGGGGTGAAGCCAAAGGTTTCAAAACCGAATTAATCGAAGAATCGCCGGGCGACGTGGCCGGCATCAAGAGCGCCACCATCAAATTTGAAGGGCCGTATGCGTTTGGCTGGTTACGTACCGAAACCGGTGTGCATCGCTTGGTGAGAAAGTCGCCGTTCGATTCCGGTAACCGCCGGCATACCTCGTTTGCCTCGGTGTTTGTGTCGCCGGAAATTGATGACGATATTGAAGTCGACATCAACCCGGCCGATTTGCGTATCGACGTGTATCGGGCCAGTGGTGCTGGTGGTCAGCACGTTAACAGAACCGAATCCGCGGTGCGGATTACCCATGGCCCCAGCGGTATTGTGACCCAATGCCAAAGCGATAGGTCGCAGCATAAAAACAAAGACACCGCGATGAAACAGCTCAAAGCCAAGCTTTACGAGATGGAAATGTTGAAACGTAGCGAAGGCTTGCAGGCGATTGAAGATTCCAAATCCGACATCGGCTGGGGCAGCCAGATTCGTTCCTACGTACTGGATCAATCCCGCATCAAGGACCTACGTACCAACGTTGAAACCGGCAATACTCAAGCGGTATTGGATGGGGCGCTGGATCAGTTTATTGAGGCTAGTTTGAAGAGCGGGTTGTAACTTTTTCTATTTGCTAGACGGCCGAGCTATCTCGAAGCTGCACTATTGTTAGCTGCGGCAGCTTGAATAAAACCATATATTTGCATACACATGTCAGAACTCGAACACGACGAACAAGAACAGATCAAACAACGCCGCGAAAAACTTAACGCTCTGCGTGAAGAAGGCATCGCATTCCCTACCGATTTTCGACGTAATGTGGTGGCCGGCGAATTGCTGGCTGAATACGGTGAAAAAACCGAAGAAGAACTGTTGGCCGAGCCGATTCGGGTGAAGATCGCCGGGCGGATGATGACACGGCGCATCATGGGTAAAGCGAGTTTCTGCCATTTGCAGGACATGTCCGGGCAGATTCAGGTCTATGTGGCGCGAGATAATCTGGCCGAAGGCGTTTACAACGACCAGTTCAAAAAGTGGGATATTGGCGACATCGTCGGTGCCGAGGGCACGTTGTTCAAAACCAAGGTGGGCGAACTGAGCGTCAGGCTTGACGATATTCGTTTGCTGACCAAAGCCTTGCGACCCTTGCCGGAAAAATTCCACGGCATCGCCGATCAGGAGATCAAATATCGCCAGCGCTATCTGGATTTGATCATGAGCGACGAGACGCGCAAGACCTTCCTGATGCGTTCCAAAATCGTCAATTACATCCGCGAATTTTTGATCGCCCGCGACTTTTTGGAAGTGGAAACGCCGATGATGCAAGTCATCCCCGGCGGCGCCACCGCTCGGCCGTTCACCACTTTCCACAATGCGCTGGATATGGAACTGTATCTGCGTATCGCGCCGGAACTGTATTTGAAACGGCTGGTGGTGGGTGGCTTCGAGCGGGTTTTCGAGATCAACCGCAATTTCCGTAATGAAGGCTTGTCGACTCGGCACAACCCTGAATTCACGATGATGGAGTTCTATCAAGCCTATGCCGAATACGGCGATCTGATGGACCTGACCGAAGCCATGCTGAAAGGCATTGCCGAAGATGTGGTCGGTTCTGCTGTTATCGAATATCAGGGCGAGCAATTCGATTTCGGCAAACCATTTGACCGCATGACGGTGCTGGAATCGATTCTGCACTTCAATCCTGATTTGACCCTGGCCGATCTGTCGACGCGCGACGCGGCCGTTAAAGTCGCTGAGAGCCTGAAAATTCCGGTTAAAGACAGCTACGGTTTAGGTAAGGTACAAATCGAGATCTTCGAGAAGACCGTCGAACACCGCTTGATGAATCCTACTTTCATCACTGCTTATCCGGTGGAAGTTTCGCCCTTGGCGCGTCGCAATGACAACGATCCGCATGTGACTGACCGCTTCGAGTTTTTCGTCGGCGGCCGGGAGATTGCCAACGGCTTTACCGAGTTGAACGACGCCGAGGATCAAGCCGAACGTTTCCAGAAACAAGTGGAAGAAAAAGAAGCTGGCGACAACGAAGCCATGCATTTCGATGCCGATTACATCACGGCGTTGGAACACGGTATGCCGCCGACAGCCGGCGAGGGCATCGGTATCGACCGCTTGGTGATGCTGTTTACCAATTCACCCAGCATTCGCGACGTGTTGTTGTTTCCGCATATGCGCCCCAAAAATTGATGGCGTAATCAGACGTCACTATCGGTGATAGTGCTATTGGACCTAAGAGAAAATTATGAGCGTTGAAGCTACACAATTTAAAAATGCCCTTAAATTATGGGCCAGCGGCGTGACGGTGGTGACCACCCAGGGGCGAGACAATCAGCCCAGAGGCATGACTGCAACCGCATTTAGCAGCGTGTCCCTGGATCCACCGCAAATTCTGGTGTGTTTGAATCAAGCGACGGATACCGGTGCGGCTTTGCTGGAAAGCCGCCGCTTTGCAGTCAATATTCTGAATAGTGCGCAAGAAGATGTTTCTAATCAATTTGCCGGCAGTACCACTCAAGAACAGCGCTTTGCCAGCATTGCCTGGCAAGAGGGTGAAAACGGTGCGCCGATTTTGTCTGAAGCCTTGGCGGTACTGGAGTGTCGAGTGGTGCAACAAGTACAGGCAGGTAGTCACTGGGTGATTATTGGTGAAGTCGATAGCGTGGCTTGTCGGGAAGGTGGTCCATTGCTGTATTACCATTCTGCGTATCGCACGGTTGCTACACAAAGCTAAAGATTTACTGTCGTTTGCTATGTCTATATGCTCCGACAATTGTTGTGTTTGCTACAAATGCCGCATGAATTGTAGGTGAATAGCTGCTATTTTTGGCAACACCTTTTTTGTAATGCCTTGAACTACAAATGAAATAACGGCTTCTAAAAAATGGCCCTTATTTTGCTTATATAACTTTGAGTTTTATCCAACCTTCTGAGTTATCACGGAGTTATCAATGTCAATTAAGGTCATCAAAGAGTTTTCTGAAAAAGCCAAAGGCGATGAGGGGCTGAAAGAAAAACTGAAAGCCTGCGTCAAAATCAAGGAAATGCTGTTATTGGCTAAGGAAAGCGGGTTTGAAATTGAAGAAGACGAACTGTATCCACCCAACGAACCTCAATTCGTTGAAGAGCAGCTTTCAGAAAAACTGGCTAAAGCGCTACTAAGAGTTTAACGACTGAGTGCCATCCTGCCTCCCGGCGGGATGGCCAGCCAGTTATCGGTACAGTGTAAAACGGTAACCGGTAAATTCTAAAAAACGACTCGACAACGGTAAACTACGCGTTTGCTGTTATCGAGGAGTTTTCAAATATGTTCAATGCGATCGACAAGCCCCAATTGATGGGGATACTCAATGTCACCCCCGATAGTTTTTCCGATGGCGGTAAATTTACCGGCGTAGCAGCAGCGATCGCTCAAGCCGAAAAAATGATTGCTGAGGGTGCCGATATTATCGATGTCGGCGGCGAGTCGACCCGGCCTGGCTCCGATCCTGTTTCCGCAGACAAGCAAATTCGCAGGGTGGTGCCGGTGATAACCGCAATCCGAGCGCTTGATCCCCAAATTCAAATCAGTATAGATACCACTTTAAGCCAAGTTGCTTCAGCCGCTGTGGCGGCGGGGGCGAGTATTATCAACGATGTCTCGGCCGGCCAGGGCGATCCTGAGATGTTGCCTTTTGCAGCGACAGCCCAAGTTCCCATTATCCTGATGCATATGCAGGGCACTCCCAAAACCATGCAGGACCAGCCGGGTTACGACAATGTGCTTGTCGATGTGATCGCCGCTTTGCAACAACGTATTGCGGAAGCGTTGGTGGTCGGCGTGTTGGCGGAAAATATCGCAATAGATCCCGGCATTGGTTTTGGCAAAGGTAAGCAAGATAACATCGATCTATTGGCGCATTTATCCCGCTTTGTTGACTTAGGCTATCCGGTCTTATTGGGAACCAGCCGCAAGCGTTTTATGGGTAGTATCTGCAATGTCAGCGAACCCGCCGAGCTGGTTACCGCGACAGCCGTGACCACGGCGTTAGGGGTAATGGCGGGTGTGCAACTGTTTCGAGTACACGATGTAAAGGCCAACCGTCAGGCGGTAGACGTGGCTTGGGCCATCAAACAAGCGCAGTGACAGGTTTACATCCCCGTCTGCAGCTGTTGCAGTCGGAATTGGTTGAATCACCACTGACTAGGATTAAGGATCCGGAGTTAAGCAAGCGGCAGTTGGAATTGTGGATCAAGCGCGACGACTTGCTACATCCGATTATCTCCGGCAATAAATGGCGTAAGCTCAAATATATCCTCAATCATGCCTTATACGCTGGCGCCGATTGCATCGTCAGCATGGGCGGGGCCTATTCCAATCATCTGCATGCCCTGGCTTTTAGCAGTAAAGTATTGGGGCTGAAAACCATAGGCTACATTCGCGGCGAGAGGCCGCCGCAGCTCAACGCGACGTTGCAAGATCTGCTTGACTGGGGCATGGAATTGCGCTTTGTATCACGTAGCGACTACCGGCATTTGCGGGATTACAAAAACCACGATAGCTTACCCGAACTTCAGTCCGGCCAATATTGGTTGCCGGAAGGCGGAGCCACAGACTTGGCTTTGCAAGGCGTTGCCGAACTGGTCGATGAAATCGAAATCGGTTTCGACACGCTGGCCGTGGCCTGCGGCACTGGCACCACTCTGGCTGGTTTGCTGGCCTCGCCGCTAACTCAACAGGCTATCGGCGTGGCCGCGCTGAAGGGTGGAGACTTTCTAATCGACGATGTCGAGCAATTGCTGAATAAACAGGGAATCACCAGTCATGCAGACCGGCGAATTCTGTTGGATTACCATTTCGGTGGTTTCGCCAAAACGACGCCGGCTTTGCTGGCGTTTATGCAGGATTTTCAGCATCGGCACGGCATCGAACTAGAGCCGATCTACACCGGAAAGCTGTTGTTTGCGATCTACGATTTAATTCGGCAGGGCTATTTTCCCGCCGGACAGAGGATAGTGGCAATCCATACCGGCGGTTTACAAGGTAAGCGGAATTAATATTCCCAGCCGTTTTAGCGTTGAAAAATCAGATAGATATTGAGTCATTACCGAAAATGGTGATAATAGCCGCTGCCTAAAATAATAAAAAAGGTGGCATCATGGTTGCGCAGATCATTTCATTCCCCGAACAAAAAAGCAGCAATAAACTGGCGGTGTCTTTCCGCTTTTTACTCAGTTTGTACGCCATTGTGCCGCTGTGTCTATTGGTGCTATGGCTGGATAGTTTTGGTTTGGATCATGCCATTCGGGATATGCTGCCCAGCAGCCCCAGTCATTTTTTGCTATTTCAGATTCTGTTCGGTACTCCGCATATCATCGCCAGCAATCTATTGTTGCTTAGTCACGATGAGTATCTAAATGCTTTTAAACGTAAATTAATGGCGATGACTTTATTCATCATGGTTTTTTTCGGTATCGGTAGTCTGTTTATTCCTTATCGCGGGCTTTACATCATCACCGCTTGCTGGACGGTGTATCACGTCTTGAAGCAACAACATGGTATCGCCAAAGCCGTGTGTCGCTTGCCGAATTGGGCGTTTTATTTGCAATTGTGGGTCAGCGTCAGTGCCGGGATTTTTATCTATATGGGGATATTTCTAAAAAATAGCCTGGAGCCGGGGCAAGCAGCGCTGGTATTAGAGATCGCCAGCGTGCTGACTGCGGGTTTGATGATTAGTACCTTGGTATGTCTACGCTATGTGCCCAGTCGGTTTGGGCTGTATTTTTTGTGGGCTAACACCCTGCTGGTTGTCAGCAGTTGGTATGTTTACAGCCAACAGTATTATTTTCTGGCCATCCTGATGCCGCGTCTGGTGCATGACATCACCGCTTACAGTTTTTACGTGACTCACGATGTGAATCGCCACGGCGAACAGGCGCAGAATAACTTGTTCAAAGCCGCAGCGGCAGTTCGATTGCCGATTTGGCTGGTGTTGCCCCTGCTATCTTTTGTTTTGACTTATCTATTGCAGGCTTACGGCGATGATCTGGTCAATTTGCTGTTGCAAACCTTGTTTTCCACTCAGATCTATAAAGCGGTGACGCTTGGTCTTCTAGGTTATTTGGCCCTGATGCATTACTACACCGAGGCCTTCGTCTGGGCCTCCGGTTCGCCGCTAAGGCGCTATATTCGCTTTAGCGGCATCTAATGGCCTAATGCTGCAGCGTGTATCCCACTTTAATGGTTACCTGCCAATGTGCGACCTTGCCGTTATCAATATGGCCGCGGGTTTCCACCACTTCAAACCAGCGCATATTCTGAGTAGTCTCACCGGCTTTGGCGATGGCGTTTTCGATGGCTTGTTGAATGCCAAGGCTGGATGAGCCGGTTAGTTCGATTTTTTGATAGACATGTTCGGGCATGAGTTTTACTCCGCTTGATGGTTGAATAAGACTTGGTAGGCGCGCGCTGCCGCTTCCGGTTCATGGTCAAAAATACCGCCTATCACGGCTAATAAGTCTGCGCCCGCTGCCAGTAAAGTTCCACCGTTTTCCGGCAGAATACCGCCGATGGCGACTATGGGAATGGTTATCGATTGTTTGGCTAGTTGCAGGCTGACAATCTCGGCTGGCGCCGCCAGCGGTTTCGAACCGGATGGAAAAAAGCGGCCGAATGCTACGTAATCCGCGCCGGCCGCGGCCATGGCCTGCGCTTTTTCCACATCGTTATAACACGATACGCCAATGATGGCGTCCGCACCTAACAGGCGCCGCGCTTCGGCGATTTCGCCATCGTCGCGACCTAAATGCACACCGTCCGCTCCGACCGCCAATGCCAACTCGACGCTATCGTTAATCAACAGGGGGGCATCGTAGACATGGCAGATTTCCACTAAATGGCTAGCCAGATACTGAGCATCCAACGGATTTTTATCGCGGTATTGAATCATCGTTGCGCCGCCGCGCAGGGCCGCTTCCACGTCTTTTACCACTTGGGTAACCGTTCTGTTTTCGGGTTGGGTGATGGCGTAAAGGCCTCGGCGCGGAAGTTTCATTCCGCTACCCAAAATAGCCGGTCCGGGTTGTATTGGCCTTGTCCGGGGCGGTAGGCGGCGGCCAGCGACTGCCAAGTAAATTCCTGGGCCTCGCTGACGGCGGTAAACACATCAAGACCTTGAGCGAGTAGGGCGGCGCTGGCGCTGGCCAGCGTGCAGCCCGAACCGTGATAACTGTGCGGCAGACGCTGCCAATTGAAGGTTTCATCCAGATCGTCGGGCATGTATAAACGGTTATGCACCAACTCCGAGCTTTCGTGGGTGCCGGTTATTAACACGTATTCGGCGCCTTTGCTTTGCAAGAAACGGCCGCAGTCGCCCAAATCCTCATGCCCGGACAGGCGGCGGGCTTCCTCGCTGTTGGGTGTCAATAAGGTGGTCAACGGCAGGAGTTGCTCGACGATGACATCAATTAATTGCTGACCAGCCAGTTCTGTGCCGCCGCCGGCTGCTAGAACCGGGTCCAGTACTACCGGTATAGCTGGGTATTGCCGCAGAATTTGCGCAATCGCTTCGGCTACGCCGGCATCGCCGATCAGGCCGATTTTGAACGCGGCGACTTTAAAGTCTGCCAACAGCGTTTGCGCTTGGCTGAAAATGTCTGCGGGCTGTTGCGGAATCAGCTTCTTGACGTTGCGGCTATCCTGCTCCGTTAACGCGGTGATGACGCTAGCCGCGTGGCATTGGTGGCCGATGATAGCCTCAATGTCGGCTTGCACACCGGCTCCACCGCTGGGATCGTGGCCGGAAAAGCACAGCACCACCGGGCGGTTGCGGCTCATGCCTCTTCTCCAGTCAGTAATTTCAGAAATTCCTGCTCAGTAATAACGCTGACGCCTTTTTCGCGAGCGGCATTGGTTTTATTGGCGCCGACATTGTCGCCAGCGACCAGATAGTCGGTTTTCGCCGATACCGAGCTACCGACTTTAGCGCCTTTGCCTTTGGCTAGTTTGCTCAAGTCGTCGCGGCTACCGCTGTGCAGCGTGCCGGTGAATACCAAGGTTTTGCCGGCCAGCGGATGGGCGCTGTCGGTCACCTGGTTCTGAGTTGGCGTGAGAGTAAAACCCAGTGACATCAGGCTATCGAACAAGGGTTTGATCTTGGCAAAGCCTTCCGTGATCACCGCTGCGGTTTTTTCCGCAAAACCTTCGATAGCGACGATGTCCGCTTCGCTGAGATTGAAAATATCCGGTAACGCGTAATGCGCCAATAGCCGTTCGCAGTTGCCCAAGCCCATCCGAAACACGCCGAACGCGGACAGAAAACGCCAGTCTTCGATGGCTTCGTTGCGGCTGCGCACTAATTGATCGACCAGGTTTTGCGATTGCTTGGGTCCGAAGCCCATGCTTTCGAATTGTTCGGCGGACAGTGCATAAATTTCATCGACACGGCGAATACCGTATTCGTAAAGCTTTTTAATCGTCGCAGCCCCGAAACCGTCGTTGTTTTTCAGCACCCGGAAGAAATGTTCCATGCTGTTGCTGATTTGCGCCGGGCATTCCAGGTTATTCGGGCAGATCAGATAGTCGTTGTCCCAGACCAACTCGTGATCGCAGCTGGGGCAGGCATCAGGGACCTGTGGTTCGGCAGGACGCAAAACCTCCTCGATTTTGGGGATCACTTCGCCGGAGCGCGCCAAGCGAATCAGTGCGCCAGGGCCTATGCCTTTGTCTAAGACCATTTTGTAATGGTGGGCGGTGGCTCTGGATAGTAGGGCGCCGCTGAGTCGCACCGGTTCCAACTCGGCAACCGGGGTGATGCGGCCGGAGCGCGAAGTTTGCGGGGTGACGCCAATGACGGTGACTTCGGCGGTTTCCAGGTTTTCTTTGTATGCCAGTTGCCAGCGGTGATGATGGCGGGTGGCGCCCATCGCTTGTTTGAGTGGCTCGTCGACGATTTCCAGAATCACCCCATCGACGTCGTAATCCAGCTTATGCCAGATGTCTTTGACGATGGTTTCGAAATTGTCGATCAGCTCCTGCCATAAGCCCGTCCAGCAAGGCAGTATCGCAAACGGATAAAACACCGCCGCGTGATCGGCGATGGCGCGTTCAGCGTGCTCGTCCAACTCCTTTTCCTTGATCACGCTGGCTTGGAAGTTACGAGCATTGTCAAAAAAATCGGCTAGATTGGTGTCGAAATA
Encoded proteins:
- a CDS encoding class I SAM-dependent methyltransferase translates to MSEQGAVVYAEDSALPASQALAERLGWPFLALPDLSTDSPALFFLSFRDGCLKLLDKQTLKKGGLAVDVDPRPGEQHSYPAPKKDLLAQAIGKKTKTVIDATTGWAQDSLALFRMGYEVSCIERSPVMAELIADGFQRLAQKDWVLNRQLQTPKLRVGNAIELLAGLSDKPDCIYLDPMFPAKRKQTAATRKSMAILRDILGDDLDRADLFAAAWQATGKRVVVKSPDYAEPLGGKPSESYQGKLLRYDVYLK
- a CDS encoding non-heme iron oxygenase ferredoxin subunit — its product is MSDWIDVVAEAALANGEHVVVDVDGIDVAIFKIDDQCYAIEDVCTHDGAEIASGELDGDEIICPRHGARFCVKTGAVKCAPAYEDVTTFAVRIVDGRIQVENPD
- the lgt gene encoding prolipoprotein diacylglyceryl transferase, translated to MEHFIWNIDPILVDFGLLKIRWYGLMFASGFVGSFLTMQWIYQREGKNIEELDTLLWYMVIATILGARLGHTMLYDPAYYLSHPLKILAIWEGGLASHGATLGIILALYLYRRKYGDSYFWLLDRVSIPTALAGALIRIGNFFNSEILGTPTELSWGVVFARVDPLPRHPVQLYEAACYLVIYLVSLAIYKKQADKPGLVFGCFISMLFSVRFVLEYFKTEQAMYDTGVMFTTGQLLSIPFVLAGIGCIVWALKNHQPKPAA
- the prfB gene encoding peptide chain release factor 2 gives rise to the protein MQEINPIKYKIADLRARSVGLKTYLDFDNKSERLVEVLRELEDPAIWNKPEQAQAMGKERAMLEGIVNTILELEQGLSDAEELLLMAVEEDDEETVDTVAADLEQYEKQVAGLEFQRMFAGEMDANNAFLDVQSGSGGTEAQDWASMIERMYLRWGEAKGFKTELIEESPGDVAGIKSATIKFEGPYAFGWLRTETGVHRLVRKSPFDSGNRRHTSFASVFVSPEIDDDIEVDINPADLRIDVYRASGAGGQHVNRTESAVRITHGPSGIVTQCQSDRSQHKNKDTAMKQLKAKLYEMEMLKRSEGLQAIEDSKSDIGWGSQIRSYVLDQSRIKDLRTNVETGNTQAVLDGALDQFIEASLKSGL
- the lysS gene encoding lysine--tRNA ligase; this encodes MSELEHDEQEQIKQRREKLNALREEGIAFPTDFRRNVVAGELLAEYGEKTEEELLAEPIRVKIAGRMMTRRIMGKASFCHLQDMSGQIQVYVARDNLAEGVYNDQFKKWDIGDIVGAEGTLFKTKVGELSVRLDDIRLLTKALRPLPEKFHGIADQEIKYRQRYLDLIMSDETRKTFLMRSKIVNYIREFLIARDFLEVETPMMQVIPGGATARPFTTFHNALDMELYLRIAPELYLKRLVVGGFERVFEINRNFRNEGLSTRHNPEFTMMEFYQAYAEYGDLMDLTEAMLKGIAEDVVGSAVIEYQGEQFDFGKPFDRMTVLESILHFNPDLTLADLSTRDAAVKVAESLKIPVKDSYGLGKVQIEIFEKTVEHRLMNPTFITAYPVEVSPLARRNDNDPHVTDRFEFFVGGREIANGFTELNDAEDQAERFQKQVEEKEAGDNEAMHFDADYITALEHGMPPTAGEGIGIDRLVMLFTNSPSIRDVLLFPHMRPKN
- a CDS encoding flavin reductase family protein; translation: MSVEATQFKNALKLWASGVTVVTTQGRDNQPRGMTATAFSSVSLDPPQILVCLNQATDTGAALLESRRFAVNILNSAQEDVSNQFAGSTTQEQRFASIAWQEGENGAPILSEALAVLECRVVQQVQAGSHWVIIGEVDSVACREGGPLLYYHSAYRTVATQS
- a CDS encoding Nif11-like leader peptide family natural product precursor; translated protein: MSIKVIKEFSEKAKGDEGLKEKLKACVKIKEMLLLAKESGFEIEEDELYPPNEPQFVEEQLSEKLAKALLRV
- the folP gene encoding dihydropteroate synthase → MFNAIDKPQLMGILNVTPDSFSDGGKFTGVAAAIAQAEKMIAEGADIIDVGGESTRPGSDPVSADKQIRRVVPVITAIRALDPQIQISIDTTLSQVASAAVAAGASIINDVSAGQGDPEMLPFAATAQVPIILMHMQGTPKTMQDQPGYDNVLVDVIAALQQRIAEALVVGVLAENIAIDPGIGFGKGKQDNIDLLAHLSRFVDLGYPVLLGTSRKRFMGSICNVSEPAELVTATAVTTALGVMAGVQLFRVHDVKANRQAVDVAWAIKQAQ
- a CDS encoding 1-aminocyclopropane-1-carboxylate deaminase/D-cysteine desulfhydrase codes for the protein MTGLHPRLQLLQSELVESPLTRIKDPELSKRQLELWIKRDDLLHPIISGNKWRKLKYILNHALYAGADCIVSMGGAYSNHLHALAFSSKVLGLKTIGYIRGERPPQLNATLQDLLDWGMELRFVSRSDYRHLRDYKNHDSLPELQSGQYWLPEGGATDLALQGVAELVDEIEIGFDTLAVACGTGTTLAGLLASPLTQQAIGVAALKGGDFLIDDVEQLLNKQGITSHADRRILLDYHFGGFAKTTPALLAFMQDFQHRHGIELEPIYTGKLLFAIYDLIRQGYFPAGQRIVAIHTGGLQGKRN
- a CDS encoding dodecin, which encodes MPEHVYQKIELTGSSSLGIQQAIENAIAKAGETTQNMRWFEVVETRGHIDNGKVAHWQVTIKVGYTLQH
- the thiE gene encoding thiamine phosphate synthase, which produces MKLPRRGLYAITQPENRTVTQVVKDVEAALRGGATMIQYRDKNPLDAQYLASHLVEICHVYDAPLLINDSVELALAVGADGVHLGRDDGEIAEARRLLGADAIIGVSCYNDVEKAQAMAAAGADYVAFGRFFPSGSKPLAAPAEIVSLQLAKQSITIPIVAIGGILPENGGTLLAAGADLLAVIGGIFDHEPEAAARAYQVLFNHQAE
- the thiD gene encoding bifunctional hydroxymethylpyrimidine kinase/phosphomethylpyrimidine kinase, with amino-acid sequence MSRNRPVVLCFSGHDPSGGAGVQADIEAIIGHQCHAASVITALTEQDSRNVKKLIPQQPADIFSQAQTLLADFKVAAFKIGLIGDAGVAEAIAQILRQYPAIPVVLDPVLAAGGGTELAGQQLIDVIVEQLLPLTTLLTPNSEEARRLSGHEDLGDCGRFLQSKGAEYVLITGTHESSELVHNRLYMPDDLDETFNWQRLPHSYHGSGCTLASASAALLAQGLDVFTAVSEAQEFTWQSLAAAYRPGQGQYNPDRLFWVAE
- a CDS encoding BRCT domain-containing protein; the encoded protein is MLTDSQKAILLQTTLDPNDIGEKRFCELCKHPDLLNTVRDSELVAFLEITNALYRGGEPIISDADYDFVYLAELKKRQPDHPLLHSVEPEPIFAGKTVDLPTIMLSTDKAYSREEVERWAGRIEKAAGDLDKNFAELIFKVTPKLDGYAAYDDGQMLYTRGDGRKGTDITRVFERGLQVADQGQRGLGAGEIVVSRSYFDTNLADFFDNARNFQASVIKEKELDEHAERAIADHAAVFYPFAILPCWTGLWQELIDNFETIVKDIWHKLDYDVDGVILEIVDEPLKQAMGATRHHHRWQLAYKENLETAEVTVIGVTPQTSRSGRITPVAELEPVRLSGALLSRATAHHYKMVLDKGIGPGALIRLARSGEVIPKIEEVLRPAEPQVPDACPSCDHELVWDNDYLICPNNLECPAQISNSMEHFFRVLKNNDGFGAATIKKLYEYGIRRVDEIYALSAEQFESMGFGPKQSQNLVDQLVRSRNEAIEDWRFLSAFGVFRMGLGNCERLLAHYALPDIFNLSEADIVAIEGFAEKTAAVITEGFAKIKPLFDSLMSLGFTLTPTQNQVTDSAHPLAGKTLVFTGTLHSGSRDDLSKLAKGKGAKVGSSVSAKTDYLVAGDNVGANKTNAAREKGVSVITEQEFLKLLTGEEA